A portion of the Stella humosa genome contains these proteins:
- a CDS encoding AMP-dependent synthetase/ligase, with protein sequence MQFDRWQSLPAMLFDVASGHAAQPFLVAKRNKVWEPIDYATAVARIRALAAALVAQGIRPGDRVALVSENRPEWIIADFAIMVAGAITVPAYTTNTVADHVHLLSNSGARAAIVSTPALMQRVTAAAAQLPDIAFLVAMAPEAGRQSPVPVLAWDELLAAGAALPDAADARIAAIGRDDVCCLIYTSGTGGVPKGVMLSHANLMANAEGAYRALLTLGVDREVFLSFLPMSHAYEHTAGTMFPISVAAQIWFAQAADTLAADMLDAKPTLMTAVPRLYETLYERIRRGVERQSPTKQKLFALALALGRKKALEPRSLTLWERVQDLVVDRLVRDKMRARFGGRLKALVSGGAPLNPDVGLFFTALGLRLLQGYGQTEASPVITVNTPLAPRLHTVGPPLHGVEVRIAADGEILVRGPNVMKGYWQDPEATARAVVDGWLHTGDVGHFDPDGYLIITDRKKDFIKNAGGDMIAPQRIEGLLTLEPLIAQAIVHGDRRPYLVALLVPDEERAKEWAAAHGKSQDLHQLVDDEAFRKAVGEAVARANAGSPSSERVRRWALVAEPFSVPNGLLTPTFKIRRHRIREVYGTTLQQLYD encoded by the coding sequence ATGCAGTTCGATCGGTGGCAGTCCCTGCCGGCAATGCTGTTCGACGTGGCGTCGGGCCATGCCGCGCAGCCCTTCCTGGTCGCCAAGCGCAACAAGGTGTGGGAGCCGATCGACTACGCCACGGCCGTGGCGCGCATCCGGGCGCTGGCCGCGGCACTGGTGGCCCAGGGCATCCGCCCGGGCGATCGCGTGGCGCTGGTGTCGGAGAACCGGCCGGAATGGATCATCGCCGACTTCGCGATCATGGTCGCGGGCGCCATCACCGTGCCGGCCTATACCACCAACACCGTGGCCGACCACGTCCACCTGCTGTCCAACAGCGGCGCGCGGGCGGCCATCGTCTCGACGCCGGCTTTGATGCAGCGGGTGACGGCGGCCGCCGCCCAGTTGCCCGACATCGCCTTCCTGGTGGCGATGGCGCCCGAGGCCGGGCGGCAGTCGCCGGTGCCGGTGCTGGCCTGGGACGAACTGCTGGCCGCCGGTGCCGCCCTGCCGGACGCCGCCGACGCCCGCATCGCCGCCATCGGCCGCGACGATGTCTGCTGCCTCATCTACACGTCCGGCACGGGCGGCGTGCCCAAGGGCGTGATGCTGAGCCACGCCAACCTGATGGCCAATGCCGAGGGCGCGTACCGCGCGCTGCTGACGCTGGGCGTCGACCGCGAGGTGTTCCTGTCCTTCCTGCCGATGTCGCACGCCTACGAGCACACGGCCGGCACCATGTTCCCGATCTCGGTCGCGGCCCAGATCTGGTTCGCCCAGGCGGCCGACACGCTGGCGGCGGACATGCTGGACGCCAAGCCGACGCTGATGACGGCCGTGCCGCGCCTGTACGAGACGCTCTACGAGCGCATCCGCCGCGGGGTGGAGCGGCAGAGCCCGACCAAGCAGAAGCTCTTCGCGCTGGCCCTGGCGCTCGGCCGCAAGAAGGCGCTGGAGCCGCGCAGCCTGACCTTGTGGGAGCGGGTGCAGGACCTGGTCGTCGACCGGCTGGTGCGCGACAAGATGCGGGCGCGCTTCGGCGGCCGGTTGAAGGCGCTGGTGTCGGGCGGCGCCCCGCTGAACCCCGATGTCGGCCTGTTCTTCACGGCACTCGGCCTGCGCCTGTTGCAGGGCTATGGCCAGACCGAGGCCTCGCCGGTGATCACGGTCAACACCCCGCTGGCGCCGCGCCTGCACACGGTTGGCCCGCCGCTGCACGGGGTCGAGGTGCGCATCGCCGCGGATGGCGAGATCCTGGTGCGCGGTCCCAACGTGATGAAGGGCTACTGGCAGGACCCGGAGGCGACGGCGCGCGCCGTGGTCGACGGTTGGCTGCATACGGGCGACGTCGGCCATTTCGATCCCGACGGATACCTGATCATCACCGACCGGAAGAAGGACTTCATCAAGAATGCCGGCGGCGACATGATCGCGCCGCAGCGGATCGAGGGGCTGCTGACGCTGGAGCCGCTGATCGCCCAGGCGATCGTCCATGGCGACCGCCGTCCCTACCTGGTCGCCCTCCTGGTCCCGGACGAGGAACGGGCCAAGGAGTGGGCGGCGGCCCACGGCAAGTCGCAGGACCTGCACCAGCTCGTCGACGACGAGGCCTTCCGCAAGGCGGTGGGCGAGGCGGTGGCGCGCGCCAATGCCGGGTCTCCCTCGTCCGAGCGGGTGCGGCGCTGGGCCCTGGTGGCCGAGCCCTTCTCGGTGCCGAACGGCCTGCTGACCCCGACCTTCAAGATCCGTCGCCACCGGATTCGCGAGGTCTACGGCACGACGCTCCAGCAACTCTATGATTAG
- a CDS encoding TauD/TfdA family dioxygenase, translating to MAMDRITTRAAWKGSEVDYRTEMMHRFTDGEVAEIDAALKACGERDIPEITPATFPLPTFAARLSALRGELLDGRGVVLMRGFPRDRYSPDEMARVYVGLGAHLGQPVAQSWQGQLLGSVIDISDVMEKVRGYNAGGGQHFHIDGSACDIVSLMCLRRALSGGASRIVSVSAIHNQLLDTRPDLLEVLYRGYYFRNHEMDAKYSLFPPQSADRIPVFTQKDGRLTAVIDSGSLRYAVQQGGVTMSDLEIEAYDELQRLARSEEYFLDMNFEEGDIQFLNNRVIMHARTNYEDDADVTKRRHLLRMWLRVDDWPARPPQQVFLSDADCSHWQAQNRRPFMELPSRYLAEMAAMQERRRREKTVLTPAATAGRAPSARGWHEDRDRAAG from the coding sequence ATGGCGATGGACAGGATCACGACCCGGGCGGCCTGGAAGGGCTCCGAGGTCGACTACCGGACCGAGATGATGCACCGCTTCACCGATGGCGAGGTGGCCGAGATCGACGCCGCGCTGAAGGCCTGCGGCGAGCGCGACATCCCGGAGATCACGCCCGCGACCTTCCCGCTGCCGACCTTCGCGGCCAGGCTGTCGGCGCTGCGCGGCGAGCTGCTGGACGGGCGCGGCGTCGTGCTGATGCGCGGCTTCCCGCGGGACCGCTATTCGCCGGACGAGATGGCGCGGGTCTATGTCGGGCTCGGCGCCCATCTGGGCCAGCCGGTCGCCCAGTCCTGGCAGGGCCAGCTTCTCGGCAGCGTCATCGACATCTCGGACGTGATGGAGAAGGTGCGCGGCTACAATGCCGGCGGCGGCCAGCATTTCCACATCGACGGGTCGGCCTGCGACATCGTCTCGCTGATGTGCCTGCGGCGCGCGCTGTCGGGCGGGGCCAGCCGCATCGTCTCGGTGTCGGCCATCCACAACCAGCTACTGGATACGCGGCCCGACCTGCTCGAGGTGCTCTATCGCGGCTACTACTTCCGCAACCACGAAATGGACGCCAAATATTCGCTGTTCCCGCCACAGAGCGCGGACCGTATCCCGGTCTTCACCCAGAAGGACGGTCGGCTCACCGCTGTCATCGATTCAGGCAGCCTGCGCTACGCGGTGCAGCAGGGCGGCGTCACCATGTCCGACCTGGAGATCGAGGCGTATGACGAACTCCAGCGGCTGGCCCGGTCGGAAGAATACTTCCTCGACATGAACTTCGAGGAGGGGGACATCCAGTTCCTCAACAACCGCGTCATCATGCATGCGCGCACCAACTACGAGGACGACGCGGATGTGACCAAACGTCGCCATCTGCTGCGCATGTGGCTGCGGGTCGACGACTGGCCGGCACGGCCGCCGCAGCAGGTGTTCCTCAGCGATGCCGATTGCAGCCACTGGCAGGCGCAGAACCGCCGGCCCTTCATGGAACTGCCGTCGCGCTATCTGGCCGAAATGGCGGCGATGCAGGAGCGTCGGCGGCGCGAGAAGACCGTGCTGACGCCGGCGGCGACCGCCGGGCGGGCGCCCAGCGCGCGCGGCTGGCACGAGGATCGCGACCGGGCGGCGGGTTGA
- a CDS encoding TauD/TfdA family dioxygenase: MKRIETRAAWKGSEVDYRTQMMHRFVDDEVAEIDAALKVCGERDIAQITRESFPLPTMGATLSRLQDELLDGTGVVLMRGFPRERYSSDEMARIYVGLGVHLGRPVAQSWFGQLLGSVIDISDIVEKVRGYNAGGGQHFHIDTSACDIVSLMCLRRAQSGGASRIVSLSAIHNTMLETRPDLLEVLYRGYYNHHHEMDAKYAVTPPLSANRIPVITQTDGRLTGVIDSGNLRYAVQMAGITWSAEEIAAYDELQRLAKSEEYFLDMNFEEGDIQFLNNRCIMHARTDYDDYPEVSRRRHLLRLWLRVDAWPQRLAEQLFLTDADTTNWLKNRRPFMELPSRYIAEMTATQEKRRRENSLLTPEVTSSKYPSAKGWQEERDRRKAG; encoded by the coding sequence ATGAAGCGGATCGAGACACGGGCGGCCTGGAAGGGCTCCGAGGTCGACTACCGAACCCAGATGATGCATCGCTTCGTCGACGACGAGGTGGCCGAGATCGATGCCGCGCTGAAGGTGTGCGGCGAGCGCGACATCGCCCAGATCACGCGCGAGAGCTTCCCGCTGCCCACCATGGGGGCGACCCTGTCGCGCCTCCAGGACGAGCTGCTGGACGGCACCGGCGTGGTCCTGATGCGCGGCTTCCCGCGCGAGCGCTATTCGTCGGACGAGATGGCGCGGATCTATGTCGGGCTGGGTGTCCATCTCGGCCGGCCGGTGGCGCAGTCCTGGTTCGGCCAGCTGCTGGGCAGCGTCATCGACATCAGCGACATCGTCGAGAAGGTGCGCGGCTACAATGCCGGCGGCGGCCAGCATTTCCATATCGACACGTCGGCCTGCGACATCGTCTCGCTGATGTGCCTGCGCCGGGCGCAGTCGGGCGGCGCCAGCCGCATCGTCAGCCTGTCGGCGATCCACAACACCATGCTGGAGACCCGGCCCGACCTGCTCGAGGTCCTCTATCGCGGCTACTACAACCATCACCACGAGATGGATGCCAAGTATGCGGTGACCCCGCCGCTCAGCGCCAACCGCATCCCCGTCATCACCCAGACCGACGGCCGCCTGACCGGCGTCATCGATTCCGGCAACCTGCGCTACGCCGTGCAGATGGCCGGAATCACCTGGTCGGCCGAAGAGATCGCGGCCTATGACGAGCTGCAGCGGCTGGCCAAGTCCGAGGAATACTTCCTCGACATGAACTTCGAGGAAGGGGACATCCAGTTCCTCAACAACCGCTGCATCATGCATGCGCGCACCGACTATGACGACTATCCGGAGGTGTCGCGCCGCCGCCACCTCCTGCGCCTGTGGCTGCGCGTCGACGCCTGGCCGCAGCGGCTGGCCGAGCAACTGTTCCTCACCGATGCGGACACGACAAACTGGCTGAAGAACCGGCGGCCCTTCATGGAGCTGCCGTCGCGCTACATCGCCGAGATGACGGCGACCCAGGAGAAGCGTCGGCGCGAGAACAGCCTGCTGACGCCCGAGGTCACCTCCAGCAAGTATCCCAGCGCCAAGGGCTGGCAAGAGGAGCGCGACCGCCGCAAGGCCGGCTGA
- a CDS encoding peptide ABC transporter substrate-binding protein: MSANGSSKTPSTGLILPRRRFMQLAAAGAAATAMPGSLAWGQGAKPPKGTRKGQVVVGISQEPTVFNPLRARIEVDEGVHMNLFSPLWSIDAKGNLVPQLATEIPTVENGGVSADGLSWKIKLRPGVTWHDGAPFTAEDVKYTLDLINDTNFPAMLRSGHNQVRDIKIISPTEISWRMETFFAPYFSVLAWTYIVPKHILGAGGDPKDSPFNNKPVGTGPFKWVERRPGDHILLEANDKFYGEGPFIEKLIFKYIPDLTVLKTQFQTGAIDHIGLQGITADNFAEAKGYAGRKVQAAPLPFIEAIVLNNDRPYFKELAVRQALYAAMDKATIIKDIFYNVPRPTETYLPQESWAYNTNLPAQKYDPALAKKLLDDAGWKPGAGGVREKNGMKLDFTTSTTAGNHLREQTQQFLQQGWQEIGVKVTIKNFPPAVMWGDYWRKGQFDTAMAGSVYSVGSDPDPSERLSSASISSKTGTGQNTSAYSSEAVDKLLKDSQTEVDREKRKANYLKVQEMVRADLPILPIYQWSMIEGVKSGLVGYEPNVNYRSNCWNINTWYWA, translated from the coding sequence ATGAGCGCCAACGGTTCCAGCAAGACACCCTCCACCGGCCTGATCCTGCCGCGGCGTCGCTTCATGCAGTTGGCCGCCGCCGGCGCTGCCGCCACGGCCATGCCGGGCAGCCTCGCCTGGGGCCAGGGTGCCAAGCCGCCCAAGGGCACGCGCAAGGGCCAGGTGGTGGTCGGCATCTCGCAGGAGCCGACGGTGTTCAACCCGCTGCGCGCGCGCATCGAGGTGGACGAGGGCGTCCACATGAACCTGTTCAGCCCGCTCTGGTCGATCGACGCCAAGGGCAACCTGGTGCCGCAACTCGCGACCGAGATCCCGACCGTGGAGAATGGCGGCGTCTCGGCCGATGGCCTGAGCTGGAAGATCAAGCTGCGCCCGGGCGTCACCTGGCATGACGGCGCGCCCTTCACGGCCGAGGACGTGAAGTACACGCTGGACCTGATCAACGACACGAACTTCCCGGCGATGCTGCGCTCCGGCCACAACCAGGTGCGCGACATCAAGATCATCAGCCCGACCGAGATCTCCTGGCGCATGGAGACGTTCTTCGCGCCCTACTTCTCGGTGCTGGCCTGGACCTACATCGTGCCCAAGCACATCCTGGGCGCCGGCGGCGATCCCAAGGATTCGCCCTTCAACAACAAGCCGGTGGGCACCGGCCCCTTCAAGTGGGTCGAGCGTCGCCCGGGCGACCACATCCTGCTGGAGGCCAACGACAAGTTCTATGGCGAGGGGCCGTTCATCGAGAAGCTGATCTTCAAGTACATCCCGGACCTGACGGTCCTGAAGACGCAGTTCCAGACCGGCGCCATCGACCATATCGGCCTGCAGGGCATCACCGCCGACAACTTCGCCGAGGCCAAGGGCTATGCCGGCCGCAAGGTGCAGGCGGCACCGCTGCCCTTCATTGAGGCAATCGTCCTCAACAACGACCGGCCCTACTTCAAGGAACTGGCGGTCCGCCAGGCGCTCTACGCGGCGATGGACAAGGCGACCATCATCAAGGACATCTTCTACAACGTCCCGCGCCCGACCGAGACCTACCTGCCGCAGGAATCCTGGGCCTACAACACCAACCTGCCGGCGCAGAAGTACGATCCGGCCCTGGCCAAGAAGCTGCTGGACGATGCCGGCTGGAAGCCCGGTGCGGGTGGCGTGCGCGAGAAGAACGGCATGAAGCTGGACTTCACGACCTCCACCACGGCCGGCAACCATCTGCGTGAGCAGACCCAGCAGTTCCTCCAGCAGGGCTGGCAGGAAATCGGCGTCAAGGTCACCATCAAGAACTTCCCGCCGGCCGTCATGTGGGGCGACTACTGGCGCAAGGGGCAGTTCGATACGGCCATGGCGGGCTCGGTTTATTCCGTCGGCTCCGATCCCGACCCGTCCGAGCGGCTGAGCAGCGCCTCCATCAGTTCCAAGACCGGCACCGGCCAGAACACCTCGGCCTATTCGAGCGAGGCCGTCGACAAGCTCCTGAAGGACAGCCAGACCGAGGTCGACCGCGAGAAGCGCAAGGCCAACTACCTGAAGGTCCAGGAGATGGTGCGCGCCGACCTGCCGATCCTGCCGATCTATCAGTGGAGCATGATCGAGGGCGTGAAGTCGGGCCTCGTCGGCTACGAGCCAAACGTCAACTACCGTTCCAACTGCTGGAACATCAACACCTGGTACTGGGCGTGA
- a CDS encoding ABC transporter permease, whose product MSSFLLRRLAQSLVLLWIVSMIGFALLHLTPGGPLSQFTNTPGMTDEDLRRLATQMGLDRPLPVQYLEWFGRLLTGDWGRSYRDDNPVLYVIGSRLGATLQLMVTATLIAVLVGGVIGVIGAVKRYSFFDQLVTIGAMIALSIPTFWFGLVVIYVFSVKLGWLPPGNISPVGNESFITFLHHLIGPSMVLGLVTTAIWSRFMRSSMLDVINQDYVRTARAKGLSERIVLVRHVLRNALLPMITIAGLEVPTLLSGALVTETVFTWPGMGRLFLDSIGYRDYPVVMGLLTFTAILVIIGNLLADVLYVVADPRIRLQ is encoded by the coding sequence ATGAGCAGCTTCCTCCTGCGCCGGCTCGCCCAGAGCCTGGTGCTGCTGTGGATCGTCTCGATGATCGGGTTCGCGCTCCTGCACCTGACGCCGGGCGGTCCGCTGTCGCAATTCACCAACACTCCCGGCATGACCGACGAGGACCTGCGCCGCCTGGCGACGCAGATGGGCCTCGATCGGCCATTGCCGGTGCAGTACCTGGAATGGTTCGGCCGCCTGCTGACAGGGGACTGGGGCCGCTCCTACCGCGACGACAACCCCGTCCTCTACGTCATCGGCTCGCGCCTGGGCGCCACCCTGCAACTGATGGTGACGGCCACCCTGATCGCGGTGCTGGTCGGCGGCGTCATCGGCGTCATCGGCGCGGTGAAGCGCTATTCCTTCTTCGACCAGCTCGTCACCATCGGCGCCATGATTGCGCTGTCGATCCCGACCTTCTGGTTCGGCCTGGTCGTCATCTACGTCTTCTCGGTGAAGCTGGGCTGGCTGCCGCCCGGCAACATATCGCCGGTCGGCAACGAGTCCTTCATCACCTTCCTGCACCATCTCATAGGACCCTCCATGGTCCTGGGGCTGGTCACGACCGCGATCTGGAGCCGCTTCATGCGCTCCTCCATGCTGGACGTGATCAACCAGGACTATGTGCGCACCGCCCGCGCCAAGGGCCTGTCGGAGCGGATCGTCCTGGTGCGCCACGTGCTGCGCAACGCGCTCCTGCCGATGATCACCATCGCCGGGCTGGAGGTGCCGACCCTGCTGTCGGGGGCGCTCGTGACCGAGACGGTCTTCACCTGGCCCGGCATGGGGCGGCTCTTCCTCGATTCCATCGGCTACCGCGACTACCCGGTGGTCATGGGCCTGCTCACCTTCACCGCGATCCTGGTGATCATCGGCAACCTGCTGGCCGACGTGCTCTACGTCGTCGCCGACCCAAGGATCCGGCTGCAATGA
- a CDS encoding ABC transporter permease encodes MTADTALAPHGAQTLRRSTRYRTLRRFTRHRLAMFGLVVIVLLVLACAIGPSLVPFDQFQLNMRARFREPFSGPHLMGTDELGRDMLARLLMAGRISLTIGFAAMVIAVTVGTIVGTVAGFYGGAIGAVLMRFVDAVLCFPTIFLLLTLAALVSPGIMTITLIIALTAWMEVARVVQGQIRALRERDFAVAAEAMGAPDRWIMFKELLPNAVAPIVVAATLIIARGILLESYVSYLGYGIQPPVASWGNMLEKAQQYLTTAPWLALLPGLMITLAVSSFNFLGDGLRDALDPRSELS; translated from the coding sequence ATGACCGCCGACACCGCCCTGGCACCACACGGCGCGCAGACGCTGCGCCGGTCGACGCGCTACCGCACGCTGCGCCGCTTCACCCGCCATCGCCTGGCGATGTTCGGGCTGGTGGTGATCGTGCTGCTGGTGCTGGCCTGCGCCATCGGCCCCAGTCTGGTGCCCTTCGACCAGTTCCAGCTCAACATGCGGGCGCGCTTCCGCGAGCCCTTCTCGGGCCCGCACCTCATGGGCACCGACGAGCTCGGCCGCGACATGCTGGCCCGGCTGCTGATGGCCGGCCGCATCTCGCTCACCATCGGCTTTGCGGCCATGGTCATCGCGGTCACGGTCGGCACCATCGTCGGCACGGTGGCCGGCTTCTATGGCGGGGCGATCGGCGCCGTGCTGATGCGCTTCGTCGATGCCGTGCTGTGCTTCCCCACCATCTTCCTGCTGCTGACGCTGGCGGCCCTCGTCAGCCCCGGCATCATGACCATCACCCTCATCATCGCGCTGACGGCGTGGATGGAGGTGGCGCGCGTCGTCCAGGGCCAGATCCGGGCCTTGCGCGAGCGCGACTTCGCCGTCGCCGCCGAGGCCATGGGCGCGCCCGACCGCTGGATCATGTTCAAGGAGTTGCTGCCCAACGCGGTGGCGCCGATCGTGGTCGCGGCCACGCTCATCATCGCCCGCGGCATCCTGCTCGAATCCTATGTCAGCTATCTCGGCTATGGCATCCAGCCGCCGGTGGCGAGCTGGGGCAACATGCTGGAGAAGGCCCAGCAGTACCTGACGACCGCACCCTGGCTGGCGCTGCTGCCCGGGCTGATGATCACGCTGGCGGTCTCCAGCTTCAACTTCCTGGGCGACGGCTTGCGCGACGCGCTCGATCCGCGCAGCGAGCTGTCATGA
- a CDS encoding ABC transporter ATP-binding protein, which produces MSGNSKAGGADQPLLQVRDLTVEFRGQTGRVAAVNGVSFDVRPGETLALVGESGSGKSVTSLAIMRLIGRGGGNKVGGSILLRRRDGSTVDLLAVDDATIRDIRGTEIAMVFQEPMTSLNPVHTIGAQVAEGIIFHRRVSKKAALDEAVELLDLVGIPEPRRRLASFPHQLSGGMRQRAMIAVALACKPSLLIADEPTTALDVTIQAQILELMQHLQRQTGMSIVFITHNLGVVAEVADRVLVMYAGRIVEQAPVVPIFGRPLMPYTQGLLRSVPRLDMVGGVHEELHAIPGNVPDPTAMPAGCAFHPRCAHFQPSLCDTAVPALELAEPEHSVRCARWRDVSQAVPA; this is translated from the coding sequence ATGAGCGGTAATTCCAAGGCGGGCGGGGCCGACCAGCCGCTGCTCCAGGTGCGCGACCTGACGGTCGAGTTCCGCGGCCAGACGGGCCGGGTGGCGGCCGTCAACGGCGTCAGCTTCGACGTGCGGCCGGGCGAGACGCTGGCGCTGGTCGGCGAATCCGGCTCCGGCAAGAGCGTCACCAGCCTTGCCATCATGCGCCTGATCGGCCGGGGCGGCGGCAACAAGGTGGGCGGCAGCATCCTGCTGCGCCGGCGCGACGGCAGCACGGTCGACCTTCTGGCCGTCGACGACGCCACGATCCGCGACATCCGCGGCACCGAGATCGCGATGGTCTTCCAGGAGCCGATGACCTCGCTGAACCCGGTCCACACCATCGGCGCGCAGGTGGCCGAGGGCATTATCTTCCATCGCCGCGTATCGAAGAAGGCCGCGCTCGACGAGGCGGTCGAGCTGCTCGACCTCGTCGGCATCCCCGAGCCCCGGCGGCGGCTGGCCAGCTTTCCGCACCAGCTTTCGGGCGGCATGCGCCAGCGCGCGATGATCGCGGTAGCACTCGCCTGCAAGCCCAGCCTGCTGATCGCCGACGAGCCGACGACGGCGCTCGACGTCACCATCCAGGCCCAGATCCTGGAGCTGATGCAGCATTTGCAGCGTCAGACCGGCATGTCGATCGTCTTCATCACCCATAATCTGGGCGTGGTGGCCGAGGTGGCCGACCGGGTGCTGGTCATGTATGCCGGCCGCATCGTCGAGCAGGCGCCGGTGGTGCCGATCTTCGGGCGGCCGCTGATGCCCTACACCCAGGGCCTGCTGCGCTCGGTGCCGCGGCTCGACATGGTGGGCGGCGTGCATGAGGAACTGCACGCCATCCCGGGCAACGTGCCCGACCCCACGGCGATGCCGGCGGGCTGTGCCTTCCATCCGCGCTGCGCCCATTTCCAGCCGTCGCTCTGCGACACCGCGGTACCGGCACTGGAACTGGCCGAGCCCGAACATTCCGTCCGCTGCGCCCGCTGGCGCGACGTCAGCCAGGCGGTGCCCGCATGA
- a CDS encoding ABC transporter ATP-binding protein produces the protein MTEQPKPVPGAPVLEVDGLVKHFPIGGGLFGRSRDKVRAVDGVSFSVAKGEVLGLVGESGSGKTTVGRTVLRLDTPTDGAIRFLGHDITRLSRGQLRPFRRQMQLVFQDPFSSLNPRMRVDRIVGAPLAIHEPAMPLAERNGRVEDALAMVGLPRNSGERFPHEFSGGQRQRIGIARALMLRPELLVADEPVSALDVSIQAQVVKLLLDVRAKLGLTILFIAHDLAVVGHVSDRVAVMYLGKLVEIADTRTLFRDPRHPYTEALFSAAPVPDPTIRRQRIVLKGDIPSPINPPSGCAFRTRCRYALPVCSVEVPPLREVGKGHLKACLRDDLNLVPWQTGAGDAVRPAAV, from the coding sequence ATGACCGAACAGCCCAAGCCCGTGCCGGGCGCCCCCGTGCTGGAGGTCGACGGCCTCGTGAAGCACTTTCCCATCGGCGGCGGCCTGTTCGGCCGCAGCCGCGACAAGGTGCGCGCGGTCGACGGCGTGTCCTTCAGCGTCGCCAAGGGCGAGGTGCTGGGCCTGGTCGGCGAGTCCGGCTCCGGCAAGACCACGGTCGGGCGCACGGTGCTGCGCCTCGATACGCCGACCGATGGCGCCATCCGCTTCCTCGGCCATGACATCACCCGCCTGAGCCGCGGCCAGCTCCGCCCCTTCCGGCGGCAGATGCAACTCGTCTTCCAGGACCCGTTCTCGTCCTTGAACCCGCGCATGCGGGTCGACCGCATCGTCGGCGCGCCGCTGGCCATCCACGAGCCCGCCATGCCGCTCGCCGAGCGCAACGGCCGGGTCGAGGACGCGCTGGCCATGGTCGGACTGCCGCGCAACTCGGGCGAGCGCTTCCCGCACGAGTTCTCGGGCGGGCAGCGCCAGCGCATCGGCATCGCGCGCGCCCTCATGCTGCGGCCGGAGCTGCTAGTGGCCGACGAGCCCGTCTCGGCGCTGGACGTGTCGATCCAGGCCCAGGTGGTGAAGCTGCTGCTCGACGTGCGGGCCAAGCTGGGCCTCACCATCCTCTTCATCGCCCACGACCTGGCGGTGGTGGGGCACGTCTCGGACCGCGTCGCCGTCATGTATCTGGGCAAGCTGGTGGAGATCGCCGACACCCGCACACTCTTCCGCGACCCGCGCCATCCCTATACCGAGGCGCTGTTCTCGGCCGCTCCGGTGCCCGACCCCACCATCCGGCGCCAACGCATCGTGCTGAAGGGGGATATCCCGAGCCCGATCAACCCGCCGTCCGGCTGCGCCTTCCGCACCCGCTGCCGCTATGCCCTGCCGGTCTGCTCGGTCGAAGTGCCGCCGCTGCGCGAGGTCGGCAAGGGCCACCTGAAGGCGTGCCTGCGCGACGACCTGAACCTCGTGCCCTGGCAGACCGGGGCCGGCGACGCGGTCCGGCCGGCCGCCGTCTGA